The Diaphorobacter ruginosibacter genome contains a region encoding:
- a CDS encoding 2-hydroxyacid dehydrogenase — MAQPRPRILQYGKMPLPQLDDDLAQAYDVQLLSQQADPDSFLAEHGAQFEYLVTSAGMGLPGHVVDALPNLKFVSSFGVGFDSLDREALLRRGARVGYTPGVLDDCVADMAFALLLDAARGLSESDRFVRRGDWSRGRFGTRTRASGKRLGIFGMGRIGSTVARRAAGFDMEVAYHNRRPVEGSPHRYLPSLLELARWADFLVITAAGGEGTRHLVDAEVLAALGPQGFLVNVARGSVVDEAALAAALQAGRIAGAGLDVFEDEPRPLPALLALDNVVLAPHIASGTHETRRAMADLVLHNLQQFIATGHPVVEVPWSAAR; from the coding sequence ATGGCCCAACCCCGCCCCCGCATTCTTCAATACGGCAAGATGCCACTGCCCCAGCTCGACGACGACCTGGCCCAGGCCTACGACGTGCAACTGCTGTCGCAGCAGGCGGACCCCGACAGCTTTCTCGCCGAGCACGGTGCACAGTTCGAGTACCTGGTCACCTCGGCCGGCATGGGCCTGCCGGGGCACGTGGTCGATGCCCTGCCGAACCTGAAATTCGTCAGCAGCTTCGGGGTGGGCTTCGACTCGCTGGACCGGGAAGCGCTGCTGCGCCGCGGCGCGCGCGTGGGCTACACGCCCGGCGTGCTCGACGACTGCGTGGCCGACATGGCCTTCGCGCTGCTGCTCGACGCGGCGCGCGGCCTCAGCGAATCCGACCGCTTCGTGCGCCGCGGCGACTGGAGCCGGGGGCGCTTCGGCACACGCACGCGCGCCAGCGGCAAGCGCCTGGGCATCTTCGGCATGGGACGCATCGGCAGCACCGTGGCGCGGCGCGCCGCCGGTTTCGACATGGAAGTCGCCTACCACAACCGCCGCCCAGTCGAAGGCTCTCCGCACCGCTACCTGCCCTCGCTGCTGGAACTGGCACGCTGGGCCGATTTCCTGGTCATCACCGCCGCCGGCGGCGAAGGCACGCGCCACCTGGTCGATGCCGAGGTGCTCGCCGCGCTGGGCCCCCAGGGCTTCCTCGTCAACGTGGCCCGTGGCAGCGTGGTCGATGAAGCAGCCCTGGCCGCCGCACTGCAGGCCGGGCGCATCGCCGGTGCCGGCCTCGATGTCTTCGAGGATGAGCCCCGCCCCCTGCCCGCCTTGCTGGCGCTGGACAACGTGGTGCTCGCCCCCCACATCGCCAGCGGCACGCATGAAACCCGCCGCGCCATGGCCGACCTGGTGCTGCACAACCTGCAGCAGTTCATCGCCACGGGGCACCCCGTGGTCGAGGTGCCCTGGTCCGCCGCGCGCTGA
- a CDS encoding enolase C-terminal domain-like protein, translating into MSSTPTITEIEVIPVAGRDGMLMNLSGAHAPFFTRNIVLIHDSSGHTGVGEVPGGEGIRQALEDSRSVLLGQPIGRHLQLLQLMHKALEGRDTGGRGLQTFDLRIAVHAVTAVESALLDLLGQHLGVPVAALLGEGQQRERVEMLGYLFFVGPSDQTDLPYVKPGEDRLGSDEWTQVRHMTAMDPAAIVRQAEAAHARYGFNDFKLKGGVLAGEQEVEAVTALAQRFPQARVTLDPNGGWLLRDAIRLMRDMRGVLAYAEDPCGAEGGFSGREVMAEFRRATGLPTATNMIATDWRQMAHALSLQSVDIPLADPHFWTMAGSVRVGQTCRDWGLTWGSHSNNHFDISLAMFTHVAAAVPGKVTAIDTHWIWQDGQYLTQNPLTIQGGFVQVPQIPGLGVTVDRAALQRANALYLEHGLGARNDAMAMQYLMPGWSFDNKRPCMVR; encoded by the coding sequence ATGTCCTCCACACCCACCATCACCGAGATCGAAGTCATCCCCGTCGCGGGCCGTGACGGCATGCTGATGAACCTCAGCGGCGCGCATGCGCCCTTCTTCACACGCAACATCGTGCTCATCCACGACAGCAGCGGCCACACCGGCGTGGGCGAGGTGCCTGGCGGCGAGGGAATCCGCCAGGCACTGGAGGACAGCAGGAGCGTGCTGCTCGGCCAACCCATAGGCCGGCATCTGCAGCTGCTGCAGCTCATGCACAAGGCACTGGAAGGCCGCGACACCGGCGGGCGCGGCCTGCAGACCTTCGACCTGCGCATCGCCGTGCACGCAGTCACGGCGGTCGAGTCCGCCCTGCTTGACCTGCTGGGCCAGCACCTGGGCGTGCCGGTGGCTGCCCTGCTGGGTGAAGGCCAGCAACGTGAGCGCGTGGAAATGCTGGGCTATCTGTTCTTCGTCGGCCCCAGCGACCAGACCGACCTGCCCTATGTGAAGCCCGGTGAAGACAGGCTCGGCAGCGACGAATGGACCCAGGTGCGCCACATGACCGCGATGGACCCCGCCGCCATCGTGCGCCAGGCCGAGGCCGCGCATGCGCGCTACGGCTTCAACGACTTCAAGCTCAAGGGCGGTGTGCTGGCCGGCGAGCAGGAGGTGGAGGCGGTGACCGCGCTGGCCCAACGCTTTCCCCAAGCCCGCGTCACGTTGGACCCCAACGGCGGCTGGCTGCTCCGGGACGCGATCCGCCTGATGCGCGACATGCGCGGCGTGCTCGCCTATGCCGAAGATCCCTGCGGGGCCGAGGGCGGCTTCTCGGGCCGCGAGGTGATGGCAGAGTTCCGCCGCGCCACCGGCCTGCCCACGGCCACCAACATGATCGCCACCGACTGGCGCCAGATGGCACACGCGCTGTCGCTGCAGTCGGTGGACATCCCGCTGGCCGACCCGCACTTCTGGACCATGGCCGGCTCGGTGCGCGTGGGTCAGACCTGCCGCGACTGGGGCCTGACCTGGGGCTCGCACTCCAACAACCATTTCGACATCTCGCTCGCCATGTTCACCCACGTGGCAGCCGCCGTGCCCGGCAAGGTCACCGCCATCGACACCCACTGGATCTGGCAGGACGGCCAGTATCTCACCCAGAACCCGCTCACGATCCAGGGCGGCTTTGTCCAGGTGCCCCAGATCCCCGGCCTGGGCGTCACCGTGGACCGCGCCGCACTGCAGCGCGCCAACGCACTCTACCTGGAGCACGGCCTGGGCGCGCGCAACGATGCCATGGCCATGCAGTACCTGATGCCAGGCTGGAGCTTCGACAACAAACGGCCCTGCATGGTGCGCTAA
- a CDS encoding response regulator transcription factor: MSSESFSSSAPLHSPSAQSALPVPVLVVEDEPLLQRRLALVLQQLGYAESDLVVVGSLAEARSFLAQQPVALALVDLELPDGNGRSLIVELRADDPGLGILVVSAWSSEEAILGALRAGATGYVLKERDDLEVTLSIRSVLRGGAPIDPFIARRILELLPVAPQGSAQVPQGDHAFTEREAMILRLVANGMTNREIAEHISLSRFTVDTHIKRIYRKLAVNSRVSAVQQARARGVIE, translated from the coding sequence ATGTCTTCCGAATCATTTTCATCCTCCGCGCCGCTCCATTCGCCGTCAGCGCAGTCCGCGCTGCCCGTTCCCGTTCTGGTGGTGGAGGACGAGCCATTGCTGCAGCGCCGGCTGGCGCTGGTGCTGCAGCAGCTCGGCTATGCGGAGTCCGACCTCGTCGTCGTGGGATCGCTGGCGGAGGCGCGGAGCTTTCTCGCGCAGCAGCCGGTGGCGCTCGCCCTGGTCGATCTGGAGCTTCCGGACGGCAATGGGCGTTCGCTGATCGTCGAGTTGCGCGCCGATGATCCCGGCCTGGGCATCCTGGTCGTGTCGGCATGGAGCTCGGAGGAGGCGATCCTGGGGGCGCTGCGCGCCGGAGCCACAGGGTACGTGCTCAAGGAGCGCGATGACCTTGAAGTCACGCTGTCCATCCGCAGCGTGCTGCGCGGTGGGGCTCCGATCGACCCGTTCATCGCGCGGCGCATCCTGGAGCTGCTGCCCGTCGCACCCCAGGGTTCCGCGCAGGTGCCCCAGGGCGACCATGCCTTCACCGAGCGCGAGGCCATGATCCTGCGGCTGGTGGCCAACGGCATGACGAACCGCGAGATCGCGGAGCACATTTCGCTGTCGCGCTTCACGGTGGATACGCACATCAAGCGCATCTACCGCAAGCTGGCCGTGAACTCGCGCGTCTCGGCAGTGCAGCAGGCCAGGGCCCGGGGTGTGATCGAGTGA
- the prfB gene encoding peptide chain release factor 2 (programmed frameshift) has protein sequence MDAERINQIGSTLEDLSTRTEELRRYLDYDAKFERLRTVNASLEDPNVWNDPKKAQELGKEKKSLDSVVLTLQKLTGELADNTELYEMSKEEGDEAGLETIEGETAKLQPLIEELEFRRMFSNEADPLNCFVDIQAGAGGTEACDWASMLLRQYLKYAERKGFKTTVEEETPGDVAGIKSATIKIEGEYAYGLLRTETGVHRLVRKSPFDSSGGRHTSFASLFVYPEIDDSIEININPSDVRTDTYRASGAGGQHINKTDSAVRLTHIPTGIVVQCQDGRSQHSNRDVAWQRLRSRLYDYEMRKRMEEQQKLEDTKTDVGWGHQIRSYVLDNSRIKDLRTNVEVSATQKVLDGDLDVFIEASLKQGV, from the exons ATGGACGCAGAACGCATCAACCAAATTGGCTCCACCCTCGAAGACCTGTCCACCCGGACGGAAGAGCTTCGGAGGTATCTT GACTACGATGCAAAGTTTGAACGCCTGCGCACGGTAAACGCATCACTCGAAGACCCGAACGTCTGGAACGACCCCAAGAAGGCCCAGGAACTGGGCAAGGAAAAGAAGTCGCTCGACTCGGTCGTGCTGACGCTGCAGAAGCTCACAGGCGAGCTCGCCGACAACACCGAGCTCTATGAGATGAGCAAGGAAGAAGGCGACGAGGCCGGCCTCGAGACCATCGAGGGCGAGACCGCCAAGCTGCAGCCGCTGATCGAGGAGCTCGAGTTCCGCCGCATGTTCAGCAACGAGGCCGACCCGCTGAACTGCTTCGTCGACATCCAGGCCGGCGCCGGTGGCACCGAAGCCTGCGACTGGGCCAGCATGCTGCTGCGCCAGTACCTGAAGTACGCCGAACGCAAGGGCTTCAAGACCACGGTGGAAGAAGAAACACCGGGCGACGTCGCCGGCATCAAGAGCGCCACGATCAAGATCGAGGGCGAATACGCCTACGGCCTGCTGCGCACCGAGACCGGTGTGCACCGCCTCGTGCGCAAGTCGCCGTTCGACTCCTCGGGCGGTCGCCACACGTCGTTCGCTTCGCTGTTCGTCTATCCCGAGATCGACGATTCCATCGAGATCAACATCAACCCGTCCGACGTGCGCACCGACACCTACCGCGCGTCCGGCGCGGGCGGCCAGCACATCAACAAGACCGATTCGGCCGTGCGCCTGACGCACATCCCCACCGGCATCGTCGTGCAATGCCAGGACGGCCGCAGCCAGCACAGCAACCGCGACGTGGCATGGCAGCGCCTGCGCTCGCGCCTGTACGACTACGAAATGCGCAAGCGCATGGAAGAGCAGCAGAAGCTCGAGGACACCAAGACCGACGTGGGCTGGGGCCACCAGATCCGCTCGTACGTGCTGGACAACAGCCGCATCAAGGACCTGCGCACCAACGTCGAAGTCTCCGCCACGCAGAAGGTGCTGGACGGTGATCTGGACGTGTTCATCGAAGCCTCGCTCAAGCAAGGCGTTTAA
- the pepN gene encoding aminopeptidase N, with the protein MREGQATAIQRLDYTAPAFWIDTVDLTFDLDPAKTRVLSKMRIRRNMDVPAQPLRLDGEELNLARVMVNGGGTSFKMEGSQLVLENLPEGDAPIDLEIFTTCAPIKNTQLSGLYVSNDTFFTQCEAEGFRRITYFLDRPDVMAMYTVTLRANKAQYPVLLSNGNLVDSGELEDGRHFAKWVDPHKKPSYLFALVAGKLVAREQQIRSRAGNNHLLQVFVRPGDLEKTEHAMNSLMASIAWDEARFGLSLDLDRFMIVATSDFNMGAMENKGLNIFNTKYVLASQSTATDVDFANIESVVGHEYFHNWTGDRVTCRDWFQLSLKEGLTVFRDQEFSMDMAGSTSARAVKRIEDVRVLRTVQFPEDAGPMAHPVRPDSYVEINNFYTVTIYEKGAEVVRMQHNLVGREGFAKGMKLYFERHDGQAVTCDDFVQAMADANPESPLAQNLEQFKRWYSQAGTPRVAAQGRYDADARTYTLALSQSCPATPGQGDKQPFVIPVTLGLLGADGSALPLQQQGDAHAGGTERTIVLTEPRMEITFVNVDSAPVPSLLRGFSAPVVLECEFSDADLLNLLAHDGDPFNRWEAGQRLGLRIALGAIANPGVTANAQGDVEQSVLPASFVQAMRDVLRNPSLDAAFKELVLTLPSEGYIAEQMDEVDPQRIHTVREAMRAELAASLHEDWIQAFEDNQTPGAYSPDATSAGRRALAGHALNMLCLAARRSGDTLWPGKTYQRFKDAGNMTDRFSALAALVNSGHELARPALERFHALFKDEDLVVDKWFALQAGTSDRNGNILPAVRELMKHPDFQLKNPNRARSVIFSYCNANPGAFHRADGAGYAYWADRVLELDGFNPQVASRLARAMDRWRKLAEPYRALARAAIERVAAKPDLSNDVREVVTRALAD; encoded by the coding sequence ATGAGAGAAGGACAAGCCACCGCGATCCAGCGCCTCGACTACACGGCGCCTGCGTTCTGGATCGACACCGTGGATCTCACGTTCGACCTGGACCCCGCCAAGACGCGGGTGCTCAGCAAGATGCGCATCCGCCGCAACATGGACGTGCCCGCTCAGCCGCTGCGCCTGGACGGCGAGGAACTGAACCTGGCCCGCGTGATGGTCAATGGCGGCGGTACCTCGTTCAAGATGGAAGGCTCGCAGCTCGTGCTGGAGAACCTGCCCGAAGGCGATGCCCCCATCGACCTGGAAATCTTCACGACCTGCGCGCCCATCAAGAACACCCAGCTCTCGGGCCTGTATGTAAGCAACGACACGTTCTTCACACAGTGCGAAGCCGAGGGCTTTCGCCGCATCACCTATTTCCTCGACCGTCCCGACGTGATGGCGATGTACACCGTCACGCTGCGCGCGAACAAGGCACAGTACCCGGTGCTGCTGTCCAACGGAAACCTCGTGGACAGCGGCGAGCTGGAGGACGGCCGCCATTTCGCCAAGTGGGTCGATCCGCACAAGAAACCCAGCTACCTGTTCGCCCTGGTGGCGGGCAAGCTCGTGGCGCGCGAGCAGCAGATCAGGAGCCGCGCGGGCAACAACCACCTGCTGCAGGTCTTCGTGCGCCCCGGCGACCTCGAGAAGACCGAGCACGCCATGAACTCGCTCATGGCCTCCATCGCCTGGGACGAGGCGCGCTTTGGCCTGTCGCTGGACCTGGATCGCTTCATGATCGTCGCCACCAGCGACTTCAACATGGGCGCCATGGAGAACAAGGGCCTGAATATCTTCAACACCAAGTACGTGCTGGCCAGCCAGTCCACCGCGACCGACGTGGACTTCGCCAACATCGAATCGGTGGTCGGCCACGAGTACTTCCACAACTGGACCGGCGACCGCGTGACCTGCCGCGACTGGTTCCAGCTCTCGCTCAAGGAGGGCCTCACCGTCTTCCGCGACCAGGAGTTCAGCATGGACATGGCCGGCAGCACGTCGGCCCGCGCCGTCAAGCGCATCGAGGACGTGCGCGTGCTGCGCACCGTGCAGTTCCCCGAGGACGCCGGCCCCATGGCCCATCCCGTGCGCCCCGACAGCTACGTGGAAATCAACAACTTCTACACCGTCACCATCTATGAAAAAGGTGCGGAAGTCGTGCGCATGCAGCACAACCTCGTGGGCCGCGAAGGCTTCGCGAAGGGCATGAAGCTGTACTTCGAACGCCACGACGGCCAGGCCGTGACCTGCGACGATTTCGTGCAGGCGATGGCCGACGCCAACCCGGAGAGCCCGCTCGCGCAGAACCTGGAGCAGTTCAAGCGCTGGTACAGCCAGGCCGGCACGCCGCGCGTTGCCGCACAGGGCCGCTACGACGCCGATGCGCGCACCTACACGCTCGCACTGTCGCAATCCTGCCCCGCAACGCCGGGCCAGGGCGACAAGCAGCCGTTCGTCATTCCCGTCACGCTCGGCCTGCTGGGCGCGGACGGCAGCGCCCTGCCCCTGCAGCAGCAAGGCGACGCGCACGCCGGCGGCACCGAACGCACCATCGTGCTGACCGAGCCGCGCATGGAGATCACCTTCGTCAACGTGGACTCGGCCCCTGTGCCCTCGCTGCTGCGCGGCTTCAGCGCACCGGTGGTTCTGGAATGCGAGTTCAGCGATGCCGACCTGCTGAACCTGCTGGCTCATGACGGCGATCCGTTCAACCGCTGGGAAGCCGGCCAGCGCCTGGGGCTGCGCATCGCCCTCGGCGCCATTGCCAATCCCGGCGTCACGGCCAATGCGCAAGGCGATGTCGAGCAGTCCGTCCTGCCGGCCAGCTTCGTGCAGGCCATGCGCGACGTGCTACGCAATCCTTCGCTCGATGCCGCCTTCAAGGAGCTGGTGCTCACGCTGCCGTCCGAGGGCTACATCGCCGAGCAGATGGACGAGGTGGATCCGCAGCGCATCCACACCGTGCGCGAAGCCATGCGTGCCGAACTGGCCGCATCGCTGCACGAGGACTGGATCCAGGCGTTCGAGGACAACCAGACACCCGGAGCCTACAGCCCCGACGCCACCTCGGCCGGCCGCCGCGCGCTTGCAGGGCATGCCCTGAACATGCTGTGCCTGGCCGCACGCAGGAGCGGCGACACGCTCTGGCCCGGCAAGACCTACCAGCGCTTCAAGGATGCGGGCAACATGACCGACCGCTTCAGCGCGCTCGCCGCGCTGGTGAACAGCGGCCATGAACTGGCCCGCCCCGCGCTGGAGCGCTTCCACGCCCTGTTCAAGGACGAGGACCTGGTGGTCGACAAGTGGTTCGCACTGCAGGCCGGTACGTCGGACCGCAATGGCAACATCCTGCCCGCGGTGCGCGAGCTGATGAAGCACCCCGACTTCCAGCTCAAGAACCCCAACCGCGCACGCAGCGTGATCTTCAGCTACTGCAACGCCAACCCCGGCGCATTCCACCGTGCCGACGGCGCCGGCTACGCCTACTGGGCCGACCGTGTGCTGGAGCTCGACGGCTTCAACCCGCAGGTCGCCTCGCGCCTTGCGCGCGCCATGGACCGCTGGCGCAAGCTGGCCGAACCCTACCGCGCCCTCGCCCGCGCCGCCATCGAACGCGTGGCGGCCAAGCCCGACCTGAGCAACGACGTACGTGAAGTGGTCACGCGCGCGCTGGCGGATTGA
- a CDS encoding class 1 fructose-bisphosphatase has protein sequence MTQRMSLTRYLVEQQRVDGLIPPQLRLLLEVVARACKRISFAVNKGELGDVMGTAGSENVQGEVQKKLDIIANETLIEANEWGGHLAAMASEEMEGIYVVPNRYPQGEYLLLFDPLDGSSNIDVNVSIGTIFSVLKKPDGHPGVHDNDFLQPGTQQVAAGYCIYGPQTTLVLTVGDGVAMFTLDREQGSFVLVRDNIRVPEDTKEFAINMSNMRHWDAPVKRYIDECLAGKEGPRGKDFNMRWIASMVADVHRILMRGGIFMYPWDKREPNKPGKLRLMYEANPMGWLIEQAGGAATNGKQRILDIQPTQLHERVSVILGSKNEVERVTSYHAEK, from the coding sequence ATGACACAACGCATGAGCCTCACGCGCTATCTGGTAGAGCAGCAGCGCGTGGACGGTCTGATCCCGCCTCAGCTGCGCCTGCTGCTGGAAGTGGTCGCACGCGCCTGCAAGCGCATCAGCTTTGCCGTGAACAAGGGCGAACTCGGTGACGTGATGGGCACCGCCGGCAGCGAGAACGTGCAGGGCGAGGTCCAGAAGAAGCTGGACATCATCGCCAACGAAACGCTGATCGAAGCCAATGAATGGGGCGGCCACCTCGCCGCCATGGCCTCGGAGGAAATGGAAGGCATCTACGTGGTGCCCAACCGTTACCCGCAAGGCGAATACCTGCTGCTGTTCGATCCGCTCGACGGCTCCTCCAACATCGACGTCAACGTCAGCATCGGCACCATCTTCAGCGTGCTCAAGAAGCCCGACGGCCACCCAGGCGTTCATGACAACGACTTCCTGCAGCCCGGCACCCAGCAGGTTGCCGCGGGCTACTGCATCTACGGCCCCCAGACCACGCTGGTGCTGACGGTGGGCGACGGCGTCGCCATGTTCACGCTCGACCGTGAGCAAGGCTCCTTCGTCCTGGTGCGCGACAACATCCGCGTCCCCGAGGACACCAAGGAATTCGCGATCAACATGAGCAACATGCGCCACTGGGACGCCCCGGTCAAGCGCTACATCGACGAATGCCTGGCCGGCAAGGAAGGCCCGCGCGGCAAGGACTTCAACATGCGCTGGATCGCCAGCATGGTGGCCGACGTGCACCGCATCCTCATGCGCGGCGGCATCTTCATGTACCCCTGGGACAAGCGCGAACCCAACAAGCCCGGCAAGCTGCGCCTGATGTACGAAGCCAACCCCATGGGCTGGCTCATCGAGCAAGCCGGCGGCGCGGCCACCAACGGCAAGCAGCGCATCCTGGACATCCAGCCCACACAGCTGCACGAACGCGTCAGCGTGATCCTGGGCTCGAAGAACGAAGTGGAACGCGTGACCAGCTACCACGCGGAAAAGTGA
- a CDS encoding PAS domain-containing sensor histidine kinase: MSVIENAQDTTQETEEQFRLLVQGVTDFAIYLLSPAGIVTSWNAGAERIKGYCRHEILGQHFSCFYTEEDRTLGEPALVLATAAKEGRIEKEGWRVRKDGSRFWAHIVVDAIRDDTGSLIGFAKITRDITERKEAAAALEKANLSLFQAQKLESIGRLTGGIAHDFNNLLTVISNGLEVLARQSRTPLDMKMIDGMRIAIDRGSTLTQQLLSFARQQPLQAEVHDLNELVRNFEPMLARARNLATRVELEFRSQHACALVDAARFETALLNLVVNAIDAMPEGGTVKIVTDSVDTEEPLSAALPAGQYIRVSVQDTGIGMPQEVLAQSLEPFFTTKPVGKGTGLGLSQVYGFATQSGGDVLISSEEGKGTAVNLYFPRTEPAETLSIPGATAVETVLLVDDEPEVLGLSSEMFKSIGYEVVVASSAAEAEDILRGRTDINVVFSDITMSHGKSGIELARTVRLEYPGIKIVLTSGYPLAALRREHGTIGEFTFVHKPYRLADVAKALRA, translated from the coding sequence ATGAGCGTGATCGAGAACGCACAAGATACTACTCAGGAGACAGAGGAACAGTTCCGGCTTCTGGTCCAAGGCGTCACGGATTTTGCGATCTATCTTTTGTCCCCAGCCGGTATCGTGACCAGTTGGAACGCTGGAGCAGAGCGCATCAAGGGTTATTGCCGCCACGAAATCCTCGGGCAGCATTTTTCATGCTTCTACACGGAGGAAGACCGCACCCTTGGCGAGCCGGCATTGGTTCTGGCTACGGCGGCAAAGGAGGGGCGCATCGAGAAGGAGGGATGGCGCGTTCGCAAGGACGGCTCCCGGTTCTGGGCGCACATTGTGGTCGATGCGATCCGTGACGATACGGGATCGCTGATCGGCTTTGCAAAAATCACGCGGGATATCACCGAACGCAAGGAGGCTGCGGCCGCCCTGGAGAAAGCCAATCTGTCGCTCTTCCAGGCCCAGAAACTGGAGTCCATCGGACGGTTGACGGGCGGCATCGCACACGATTTCAACAACCTGCTGACGGTGATCTCCAACGGCTTGGAAGTGCTGGCCCGGCAATCGCGCACGCCCCTCGACATGAAGATGATCGACGGCATGCGAATCGCCATCGACCGAGGATCGACGCTGACGCAGCAGTTGCTTTCGTTTGCGCGGCAGCAACCGCTGCAAGCGGAGGTGCACGACCTCAATGAACTGGTACGTAATTTTGAGCCCATGCTGGCCCGCGCGCGCAATCTCGCGACGAGGGTCGAGCTCGAATTCAGATCACAGCACGCCTGCGCACTCGTCGATGCGGCACGTTTCGAAACCGCGCTCCTCAATCTGGTAGTGAACGCCATCGACGCCATGCCCGAAGGCGGCACGGTGAAAATCGTTACGGACAGCGTCGATACAGAAGAGCCCCTTTCGGCGGCGCTGCCTGCAGGCCAGTACATACGGGTTTCGGTACAGGACACCGGTATCGGCATGCCGCAGGAGGTCCTTGCCCAGTCGCTGGAGCCATTCTTCACCACCAAACCAGTAGGCAAGGGAACAGGGCTTGGCCTGAGCCAGGTCTATGGCTTTGCTACCCAGTCAGGCGGCGACGTACTCATCTCCAGTGAAGAAGGAAAAGGGACGGCGGTCAACCTTTACTTTCCCAGAACCGAGCCCGCCGAGACACTCAGTATTCCCGGTGCCACCGCCGTGGAGACCGTACTGCTTGTGGATGACGAACCCGAGGTGCTCGGCCTCTCGAGCGAGATGTTCAAGAGTATCGGATACGAAGTCGTCGTTGCGAGCAGCGCGGCAGAGGCCGAGGACATTCTGCGGGGACGCACGGACATCAACGTCGTCTTCTCCGACATCACCATGTCGCACGGGAAAAGCGGCATAGAGCTTGCACGCACCGTCCGCCTGGAATATCCGGGCATCAAGATCGTCCTGACATCGGGCTACCCGCTTGCTGCCTTGCGCCGCGAACACGGCACCATTGGTGAGTTCACCTTCGTGCACAAGCCCTATCGCCTGGCTGACGTTGCCAAGGCACTGAGAGCCTGA
- a CDS encoding CsbD family protein, which translates to MNEDTIKGNWKQFKGKIKEQWGKLTDDDLDVIDGQRDQLVGRIQEREGIARDEAEKRVKDWETRNSYHW; encoded by the coding sequence ATGAATGAAGACACCATCAAGGGCAACTGGAAGCAATTCAAGGGCAAGATCAAGGAGCAATGGGGCAAGCTGACCGATGATGACCTCGATGTGATCGATGGACAGCGTGACCAACTGGTGGGGCGCATCCAGGAACGCGAGGGCATTGCCCGAGACGAGGCTGAAAAGCGGGTCAAGGATTGGGAAACAAGGAATAGCTACCACTGGTAA
- a CDS encoding isochorismatase family cysteine hydrolase, translated as MDVINPFHFRNAKALLKGASTAALHIARLRSRLRRRGVPVIYANDNYGTWDSQFSDILAACCRLRGERGAIARLLAPEPGDLVILKPQHSAFHSTPLLHLLGRMQARRLVIAGFATDMCVMLTAADARMSGHEVWVPSDCTEAEAPERKHHALRQLSRDFKCSVRSSQ; from the coding sequence GTGGATGTGATCAATCCATTCCATTTCCGTAACGCCAAGGCACTTCTGAAAGGTGCCAGCACGGCCGCCCTGCACATTGCACGGCTCAGATCGCGCTTGCGTCGCCGGGGTGTGCCCGTCATTTATGCGAACGACAACTACGGTACGTGGGACAGCCAGTTCAGCGACATCCTCGCTGCCTGTTGCCGGCTTCGGGGAGAGCGAGGAGCAATTGCGCGGCTTCTCGCCCCTGAGCCGGGTGATCTTGTCATTCTCAAACCCCAGCACTCAGCCTTCCATTCCACTCCGCTGTTGCATCTCCTGGGGCGAATGCAGGCCAGAAGGCTGGTGATTGCGGGCTTTGCCACCGACATGTGCGTGATGCTGACTGCCGCCGATGCGCGCATGTCGGGCCACGAAGTCTGGGTGCCCAGCGACTGCACGGAGGCCGAAGCGCCGGAACGCAAACATCACGCATTGCGCCAACTTTCGCGGGATTTCAAGTGCTCGGTGCGCTCATCGCAATGA
- a CDS encoding DUF421 domain-containing protein codes for MILRGSAVYWFLFLLFRFVLRRDVRSMGVADLLFVVLVADAASNAMQGDYKSIGDGMVLVSTLAAWNYAMDWLAFRLAPVARFMEPPPEVVVRNGQPNHRLLVRQMMSLHELESKLRSLGVESLAQVRIARLESDGSLSVFTFDDKAHHGPSEGQPPAGGT; via the coding sequence ATGATATTGCGGGGTAGCGCCGTCTACTGGTTCCTGTTCCTGCTGTTTCGCTTCGTCCTCAGGCGCGACGTACGGTCCATGGGCGTTGCCGACCTGCTGTTCGTAGTGCTCGTGGCCGACGCGGCCAGCAATGCCATGCAGGGGGACTACAAGAGCATTGGGGATGGCATGGTGCTGGTGTCAACGCTGGCCGCATGGAACTATGCGATGGACTGGCTGGCATTCCGGCTCGCCCCCGTCGCACGCTTCATGGAGCCACCGCCCGAGGTAGTGGTACGAAACGGTCAACCGAACCACCGCTTGCTGGTGCGCCAGATGATGAGCCTGCATGAACTGGAGAGCAAGCTTCGCTCGCTGGGAGTCGAATCGCTTGCGCAGGTGCGTATTGCACGCCTGGAGAGCGATGGCTCGCTGAGCGTTTTCACCTTCGACGACAAAGCCCATCACGGGCCTTCCGAAGGTCAGCCTCCCGCGGGGGGCACCTGA